From the genome of Labrus bergylta chromosome 4, fLabBer1.1, whole genome shotgun sequence, one region includes:
- the LOC110003326 gene encoding uncharacterized protein isoform X5 → MAGRLLFVFFMYVFNGIQTEARLPPKLTVNSAVITETDSVTLKCQTPSSVSQCYYQTLSGGTVRTLSCLQTLTGSELLRMDHKSSPAEVKVKCFYTVQSGDRNTPSPHSDTVSISIQTLPQPDLMVNPAMITETDSVTLKCQTPSSASVSQCQYFTLSGGTVRTFSCLQTLTGSELLKMDHQSSPAEVKVKCFYTVQSGDRNARSPESEYSSVSVQSETNSNKESLSTLTTSVSIVTSPADQGPTVSPPDTKELWNWTFVWVFAGCGSTVVITVIVNVILWKKRRAGIVEKESRRTQRMPSLITTTVTGSEGMERSESRKSNRSLYHIYSTIYEGQTAAASKDMIYSKLQAH, encoded by the exons ATGGCCGGACGtctgctgtttgtcttcttcatgt atgtctTTAATGGGATTCAAACAGAAG ctCGTCTTCCACCTAAACTTACAGTGAATTCAGCGgtgatcacagagacagactcagTCACACTGAAGTGTCAGACTCCATCATCAGTGTCTCAGTGTTATTACCAAACTTTAAGTGGAGGAACTGTGAGGACATTATCCTGTCTGCAgacactgacaggaagtgaactgcTGAGGATGGATCATAAGAGTTCACCTGCTGAggtcaaagtgaaatgtttttacactgtTCAGAGTGGAGACAGAAATACTCCATCtccacacagtgacacagtctCCATCAGCATACAAA CTCTTCCTCAACCTGACCTGATGGTGAATCCAGCgatgatcacagagacagactcagTCACACTGAAGTGTCAGACTCCATCATCTGCGTCTGTGTCTCAGTGTCAGTACTTCACTTTAAGTGGAGGAACTGTGAGGACATTTTCCTGTCTGCAGACAttgacaggaagtgagctgCTGAAGATGGATCATCAGAGTTCACCTGCTGAggtcaaagtgaaatgtttttacactgtTCAGAGTGGAGACAGAAATGCTCGATCTCCAGAAAGTGAAtattcctctgtctctgttcaAA gtgAGACAAACTCAAACAAGGAGAGTCTCAGCACTTTGACAACCTCAGTTTCTATTGTAACTTCACCTGCTGATCAAG GTCCGACTGTAAGTCCTCCGGATACTAAAGAATTGTGGAATTGGACGTTTGTCTGGGTTTTCGCTGGATGTGGATCTACTGTGGTCATCACAGTGATTGTTAATGTTATTCTCTGGAAGAAAAGAAGAGCTG GTATTGTAGAGAAAGAGTCCAGAAGGACCCAGAGAATGCCATCACTCATCACAACCACAG TCACAGGTTCTGAGGGAATGGAAAGGAGTGAGTCTCGGAAAAGCAAC CGGTCTTTGTACCATATTTACTCTACCATCTATGAGGGTCAGACTGCAGCAGCCAGCAAAGACATGATCTACAGCAAGCTGCAGGCACACTGA
- the LOC110003326 gene encoding uncharacterized protein isoform X3 — protein MAGRLLFVFFMYVFNGIQTEARLPPKLTVNSAVITETDSVTLKCQTPSSVSQCYYQTLSGGTVRTLSCLQTLTGSELLRMDHKSSPAEVKVKCFYTVQSGDRNTPSPHSDTVSISIQTLPQPDLMVNPAMITETDSVTLKCQTPSSASVSQCQYFTLSGGTVRTFSCLQTLTGSELLKMDHQSSPAEVKVKCFYTVQSGDRNARSPESEYSSVSVQSETNSNKESLSTLTTSVSIVTSPADQGIVEKESRRTQRTPSLITTTGLPTSSSSASTIVRPLKKTSGWTVGTASNNDGPNFAHSTSVKPESGPTVSPPDTKELWNWTFVWVFAGCGSTVVITVIVNVILWKKRRAGIVEKESRRTQRMPSLITTTVTGSEGMERSESRKSNRSLYHIYSTIYEGQTAAASKDMIYSKLQAH, from the exons ATGGCCGGACGtctgctgtttgtcttcttcatgt atgtctTTAATGGGATTCAAACAGAAG ctCGTCTTCCACCTAAACTTACAGTGAATTCAGCGgtgatcacagagacagactcagTCACACTGAAGTGTCAGACTCCATCATCAGTGTCTCAGTGTTATTACCAAACTTTAAGTGGAGGAACTGTGAGGACATTATCCTGTCTGCAgacactgacaggaagtgaactgcTGAGGATGGATCATAAGAGTTCACCTGCTGAggtcaaagtgaaatgtttttacactgtTCAGAGTGGAGACAGAAATACTCCATCtccacacagtgacacagtctCCATCAGCATACAAA CTCTTCCTCAACCTGACCTGATGGTGAATCCAGCgatgatcacagagacagactcagTCACACTGAAGTGTCAGACTCCATCATCTGCGTCTGTGTCTCAGTGTCAGTACTTCACTTTAAGTGGAGGAACTGTGAGGACATTTTCCTGTCTGCAGACAttgacaggaagtgagctgCTGAAGATGGATCATCAGAGTTCACCTGCTGAggtcaaagtgaaatgtttttacactgtTCAGAGTGGAGACAGAAATGCTCGATCTCCAGAAAGTGAAtattcctctgtctctgttcaAA gtgAGACAAACTCAAACAAGGAGAGTCTCAGCACTTTGACAACCTCAGTTTCTATTGTAACTTCACCTGCTGATCAAG GTATTGTAGAGAAAGAGTCCAGACGGACCCAGAGGACGCCATCACTCATCACAACCACAG GTCTGCCTACAAGTAGCTCTAGTGCCTCCACTATTgtgagacctttaaaaaaaacatcag gTTGGACTGTTGGCACAGCAAGTAACAATGACGGTCCCAACTTTGCCCACTCAACATCAGTGAAACCAGAATCAG GTCCGACTGTAAGTCCTCCGGATACTAAAGAATTGTGGAATTGGACGTTTGTCTGGGTTTTCGCTGGATGTGGATCTACTGTGGTCATCACAGTGATTGTTAATGTTATTCTCTGGAAGAAAAGAAGAGCTG GTATTGTAGAGAAAGAGTCCAGAAGGACCCAGAGAATGCCATCACTCATCACAACCACAG TCACAGGTTCTGAGGGAATGGAAAGGAGTGAGTCTCGGAAAAGCAAC CGGTCTTTGTACCATATTTACTCTACCATCTATGAGGGTCAGACTGCAGCAGCCAGCAAAGACATGATCTACAGCAAGCTGCAGGCACACTGA